The Rosa rugosa chromosome 1, drRosRugo1.1, whole genome shotgun sequence genomic sequence ATAATGTTATTCTTTTGGACAATAAAACGAATCAAACTATCTGAAAATAAAACACTTCTTAAATTACTACGTACTTACTAGATTCGATAACACATTCAACACTTTTGTTTTGCAGAAGTAAAACCTATCCTCAAACTTAAAGAACCGGCCGAATTTTCATTGTGTAATAGTGTAAAATTAATACCCTAAACCCTAAGCTCGTAGTCAACTTTACTTGAGCTAAAACGGCTTGATGTAAATGTAAATGTAATGGAATTATTAGACTTTGTAGAATTTTGTAGTTAATTAATCACATTCCATATTCCATAACGGACATGTCAACCATTATTAACTAAGCCATACGCCATATGTAGGACAATACTGCTAATTCAGCTGAAAGTTTATCAAAACCAAACTTCTACTTTTAAACTTATCAGGCAGAATCAGAGGTGTTAATGTTTCTGTGTTAATCTACAGTTCTCATCAAAACCAAACTTCTAATTTTAAACTTATCGGGCAGAATCAGAGTGTTAATGATTCTGTATTTGTGGTTTGTTTTCTAACTAGTTTCTGCAAAATTCATGATTTAGCCTAATCAATGAACAACAAAAGATCCCTAGCGGTTACAACAATAAGATCCCTCAATCTTGTTCATATCTAATTATTCTGATTCAATAATACTCTTCTGTACTTTGATTTTGTATGCTAGCTATATGCTAGAAAACCCCATGGTAGCCTTTATTTGTAGAACATAAAAACTGCTAAGACAATATTAAGAGGATCAAAATTTGCCTCTATTTATAAAACATACATGTTACTGATACAGTACTAAGAGGATTGAGATTCCTACTCCTAATagactaatctccctaaatgtATAGTGCGGGAAAtgaaaatttttgatttttctaGAACTTGATACTGCGCAAACCTCTACTTAATTTTGACTTAAATTTGTCTCAAATGTTAACTTTTCAAAGTTCAAATGTATCAACAAGCCAAAAGCACAACATTTAGATACATAGATGACAACTCCTATATATTAAAGCCTCATGCATCTTCAATCGTATCAACAAGCCAAAAGCACAAGATTTAGATACATGGATGACAACTCTTACTAAAGCCTAATGCATGCGGGTTAATCATCTTTTTaacaatatatatttttaagaTGCTCGAATATTCATGTTCACTGATTTGTGGTTTGTCAAATAGATCGGTTCTTACGCATGTTGAATTTCTAAATCAATGACCTTAAATGTTACTAAATTTGTTAACAAAACAGAGAGCGTCAAACTTGAAAATAAGAATTTAATTTATTCAGTTTCTTACAATATCTTATTATAGACTAGCTAACTTGATGTGATATGTGGAAATCACTGTTCTCAAATAATAAGTATTTATTGAATTATTTATGGTTCACCATCATATGCATGTAGATAATGCTAAATGAATGGTTTTGCCCATGATGAAGTGATTTATTTCACATATATCAACGTGTGAACTGTGAACTGTGAAGATATCCGTAGTGTATGTTTCAAACTTCCAATATTAATTCAGCACTACACTATACGTGCGTGGCCTATTTCAATCTAGAAGCAAGATACATGTCGATTATGTGCTTCAGAAGCCATACTTGTTCTCCAACGTGACTTATTCGATTAGGGTTGTTCAGCAAGACTTGGCAATCAAAAGGCCACAAAATTTGTATATGGAAAACATTTAATTTCTGGTATGTCGTAATTGCAAGCATCCAATCAGCGCCATCAAATCCGATGATCAAATTAATAACCAAGGTTGATATAAATTAATGGCATACATATATATTAGGGTAGAGGGCCAAAGATaaaacatcaaaaaaatcacTTCCAGAACTAGCTTTAAACTAGTGTTGTTACTGTTGCACACTTCCTTTTATCATGTTCCTTATTTCTTGATTGACAATCAACCTGATACATGTGTATATATTTGAATGCGTACTCAAGTGAGACGCTATAATCTCAAGGTAAAAATGATATTGTTGGTCCCAAATACACTTGATTTTATAGGCGGGGGCTGGTCCCTAAACAAAGTTGGGCAATTCTGTCCAAATTCGTGAGCTATTGATTTGATCATTGATCAATCCATAAGGAGCACTTGAACATGTCTAATTAATACTATAAATTCTTTTAGAAAAAATATCATCATGGTTCGCTAAGCGAAAGGAGAAATGGATTCGGGTTGTTCtgcatgtcttttttttttttttggtaatgagAAATTCATTTAGGGACAAAAGCCCAGGAAGAACTGAAGCCCAGAAACATACAAAGATGGAAAGGATTAATTTCCAACTAAAACCAGCAAGGAAATAGAAGCAGGAAATAAACCCAGAACATGGGAAAACAAAAGATGATCAATTCTAATGCCCAAGCTCTGTCGCGTGAGGGCACGGGAATCCGTCGTTCCTCAGCACAAGGAAAACAATGAAAGCTGAAAGACAATGAATACAATGATGTGAATAGCTAGCAAACGAAATAGCTGCAAGACTTAGCTAGCTACTCATCTTTGTACTGGCTAGCAAACGAAAACAACGAAAAGACATGAAAATTTGAAAGTTGAAAGACACCAGAAATTAAACATATCGCAATTGTAGGAGTCCAAAATCAAAGCAATCAAATCCATATATATTATCAAAGTAATAATCAACATTAATATAAATGATTGGTATTGTATATTTTAGGGTGGGAGCCAGAAATGTCGATCAAATAGTGAGAGGTTGGTGATGGCTGCACGCACAGGTGTTTGATGCAGGAGAGAAAACGGCATTGGGAGGGGATAAGGGAGTTGATTAATATTGCTATAACAAATCACTTCCAAAGCTAGCTGTAAACTGCTGTAACCGCTTCTTTTTGGCATTTTTTGGTGAGTTATTGCCGATCAGACAAAATTCAACCGTTAAATTCGATATacattgaatgttatatttttattattgacGTTGAGGTTTCATGTTAATTTAATATGCATTAATATTTTTTATGTATGATGTAACACTCATCTTCAATAGTACGTTGTCTTATAACTAGTCATACTATTTGGCAATAAAACATCTCTCAAGTTACTAGATCGCCTATAGCCCAGGCCAGATGACAGTGAACTTTTTTTGAGTTAGTTTATACCTCAAATATTTAGCTCTTCCTAATTGCTACATGTCTCGAAATTAAGAATCTGGTGAGCTTCATCGCAATGCTAATACCCAAAACCCTAGCTCATGATTGACTTACCCAAAAACGACATGGATGCAAATTATTAGACTTTGCTAAAGTATGTAACTAATCAATAATACCCACATTCCAGAACATGTCTGCCATTATTATTACTTGAGCCATACGCATATGTCTATGTATGTGTGTATGACAATAATGCTGGTTCGGCTGGAAGTGTCTTATCATAACCAAACTTCTATTTTGGAACACGAGACACATTTTCAGACATCCTCCAAGTGAATGAGAATAAACACCTTCCAATTATATATATGCTCTGGTTTGGACAAGTTTTGGTTGCTTTTTGTATAATGAGAATCCAAAGTTTCTTCGTTGTTAAGGGTCCTCTATATATCTTTACTCAAGAATTATAAGAAAGATGCATTTGGCAAACTAAAATTGCTCATTTTAATGTTGGCAAAAGCACCTCAAGAAACCCTTCAAAACGTCTTTGGTTAGTCTAACATACGGATGACAAAGACACCCAATTAAGTACCTGCCGATCACTATCATTCTCTCGGTGCCCCTTTAAGGAGGGGAAAGAGAAGTCCATGGCCGTGCCCATTACTATCGACATTGCTTCTTACCGAACCACTCCCCTAGTGCACTTGCGTTGGGTTGGAAATATCgcaaacatgtatatatatctagGTTTCATAGTTAAACACAGAGCTTCAATCAACGCACAACCCTGTTCTCCTCCAAACATTCGTATTCCCGGCCGGCTTTTACTATAATGAAGAGGTGAAGCGCAATGCAACGCGGCGGCTTAGATGCGAGTGCGGTTGCTGGATGTTCCCTCCTACGCAAGAAACACTCTCAAAATGTGTATAATGCCCATTAACATAGAATAAACTGAGACAAGCACAATTCCCTTCGACTATTCCCATGAATACGAAAACGACTTGACATAACCACTTGTTCATGGACCATGCGAGGTCGGGATCGGTAATTGATCGATAGCGATCCAGCACCAACatcgatcttcttcttcttctctttttggaGGTTGCAATCCATTGAATTCTTCTTTGCTTTGTTCCAAGGGAGAATAGAAATGTGTGGGGCCCCACCACCAAATTGCGCGCCATATATTTCACTCCTCCACCACTCTCCACCGTCCACGTCCGCTCTTGCTCTTCTCAAGAAAATTCGTCACTTTCCATACCCGCCAATTATTCACCACAGCAACGACATGTCGTGGGATTAGCATGGGGGTAGTGGTCGGTCACTCAGGCACTGCTGGAGATACTTACCACTGAGAGAAGGCCACGTGGGAAATGGGGGAATGGCTTCTCCTTGTTTGTCTCATATGCCCCATTAAGACTTTTTGAGAAGGTCCACTGTaacagagaagagaagaagggATTGATTGCTTTGCTAGCTAACCCAATAAAGCTTTCAGCTTTTTGCATTAAGAGAGACTCAGACTTGGAGGCCTTTCCAAAACCATATGGAAGAAGATGCTTCACGCAAACATAAAGGAAGAGAATTTATAGCTACAGAATTCAaatacaagaagaagaagcagtagcataagaaagagagagagacacagagACTGCAGTACCAAAATAGTTAGTACTTGGTACTTGGAATCTTTGCAAGAGTTTTTGAAATGGAGCGCTATGAGATAGTGAAAGATATTGGTTCTGGGAACTTTGGTGTTGCAAAATTGGTGAAGGACAAATGGAGTGGTGAGCTCTATGCCGTCAAGTTCATTGAAAGAGGCCAGAAGGTAGACCTTTTCATATTTTCTTGatcaaagttttgatttttgggtttatgAGCTAGCTAGTACTGCTCTGTTTTTTCCATTAATCTCTGGTGGGTTTGATTGTTTGTTCATTTTTGTCGTCTGGGATTGTGTTTATTCCAACTGGCTTTTTGGTTTTAATGGAGGAATTGCCTTGTTTATTTACAGATTGATGAGCATGTACAGAGAGAGATCATGAACCACAGGTCACTGAAGCATCCCAATATCATAAGATTTAAGGAGGTATAATTTCTGAGTTTAATCACACCTTTCTCACTTTCTCAGTGATATGTTCTCTTTTGTGAAATGGTACTATTGGAATCTCATTGAGAAAAGATTTGTGCAACTTGGAAGAATTTTAGAATCAAACTACTTTTTGGCCTATCATTCAACATTCTTTTTCACACTCGTTTAAAGACCTTTTTTTTCTCCATTTCCTTGGCCTTGGAAGTTGGAACAGGGCTAAAGTCAAATATTCATCATTACCAGCTTGGCTTTGAATTCCTCTGCCTCTCTGTTTCTAGTTGTTGCTTTAGCATATATAAAAACTTGTGGAATTTTTCTTATGTACAATGTTTTTTTATGTACTGTATATCTAATTATGTGGTCATTTGTGCAGGTCTTGTTAACACCAACTGATTTAGCGATTGTCATGGAATATGCAGCTGGAGGAGAACTTTTTGAAAGAATATGCAATGCTGGTAGATTCAGTGAAGACGAGGTAATTGGAACAATTGAACAAAGGCCGAAATGAATGGAAGCAGATTTCGTTGCAGTAAATttaattgttgtaaatttaGAGTTTGATAattgtgttttcttttcttcagcCACAAATCATTTGGAATCTTAGTTGTTGTTTTGAAATTGCAGGCCAGATTTTTCTTCCAGCAGCTGATTTCAGGAGTCAGTTATTGCCATTCAATGGTAAAAAGACATCAAAATCTTAACGTAATTTGCATTTTGTAGATATGCTTTGCCTCACATCCCTTGCTGGtttaatttgatttgatttttattACTGCAGCAAATTTGTCACAGAGATCTTAAACTGGAGAACACACTTCTAGATTCAAGCTCAGCTCCACGtctcaaaatttgtgatttTGGTTATTCCAAGGTGAACTATGCCAATCCATCATGTTAAGTACATATAATTTTAATTACTGTTACAGTGTTACTAATTACTTTTCTGCTACATGTTATAGTCATCTGTGCTGCATTCACAACCCAAATCAACCGTTGGAACACCTGCCTACATTGCACCAGAAGTCCTGTCAAGAAAAGAGTATGATGGGAAGGTAATTTTGTTGGTTTCTTGTTCTGTTTTTAAGTTGGCCTTATTATTGTGGACCAAATTTTGGGTCACCTAATTATATCCATACATATTGAGACTCTTATTTTATCCTTTGAGAATCTTAGATAGCAGATGTTTGGTCTTGTGGGGTTACATTATATGTGATGCTGGTTGGTGCTTATCCCTTTGAAGATCCAGAAGATCCCAGAAATTTCAGGAAAACACTTCAGGTTCATTGTTTTTACTGTAGTACTTTTTAAAGTTAGTTTTCCAATTCTTATGGCTCAACACATATAACATGTTAATGGATTTTGGCAGAAAATTCTGAGCGTCAGCTATTCAATTCCGGACTATGTACGCGTTTCCAGGGAATGTAGACATCTTCTTTCTCGAATTTTCGTTGCTAACCCCGAAAAGGTTTTACTACTCCTTAGAACATAGCGAGCAATGGAATGTCTGTCTGTTGATGCACATTCAATTTGAATCATTAaatttgatacctgaactccTGAATTCTATGCAGAGAATAACAATCCCAGAGATAAAGCAGCACCCCTGGTTTCTAATAAATTTACCAGAGGAATTCATGGATGAAGACAGCCTGCAAATTGGTGATGATCAAAAAAATGAAACCTCCCAAAGTGTTGAAGAAATAGTGTCCATTATTCAAGAGGCTCGAAAAGCTGGAGATGGTATCAAAGTTGGTGGACATTTTCTTGGAAGTATGGACCTTGATGAGATAGATGATGCTGACATCGATGATATAGAAACAAGTGGTGATTTTGTATGTGCATTGTGATTTGTAGTAGTGCAAGTTCTTATCAGTATACACCTTTACCACCTTGCAGCTTCTGAAGGCCAAATACTTTTTCCCAAAAAGACGTTGGGAGGATGAGGCATTCTACTTTTAATGGTGGGGAATCAAACTATCTTCTAGAAAgtgtttttattttcctttgcttGGAAGTTTGCTGTTATGGTATGTCTTTAAATTACAACAACTAGTCTTTTGTGAATCGAACTAATTGTAGTAACTCTTAGCCTACAAACTAAAATCTTAACTCCAACACTAGACAAAGTCTTGAATCGCTAGCAAAACAACGATCATCAAAACCGCTGAGCAGTGGACTCAAATTAAGGGATCCAAGGGTAAATTGGGAAGCTCGGAGGCATGGGGGAGGTCACCTCAGCATCCCAGATACTAGGCTTTGGCTGTGTTGCTTTCCTTTTTGGAAAGTTTGTCATAATGTTCGTTCTCTTTTTATAGTCCAGATGGGAAAAGCTAAATCTGCACATTTTGGAATTCTGCTGGCACGTTATAGAATATCAATATCACCATCTGTTATCGGACCTAATCCAACTGCGATAGATTAAGACAGTCTAGAATATTAACAAAAACCGCACAAGGATCACATATAATATCAAACTTTATGATATCTCTTCTTAGTTGATAGAACCGTATGAATATCTTTGATATAAGTATTGCAAAGTCCAATGGTTAGTTCTTGCTCTTACTTTGGAGGAATGTGACCGAAGGTCCATCTGTTAATTAAATATCCAACGAACTGTATCACAATTTTGTTGCATGCATTCACCAGATGAGATCGGATCCGCACAAAGAAAAG encodes the following:
- the LOC133723724 gene encoding serine/threonine-protein kinase SAPK1 is translated as MERYEIVKDIGSGNFGVAKLVKDKWSGELYAVKFIERGQKIDEHVQREIMNHRSLKHPNIIRFKEVLLTPTDLAIVMEYAAGGELFERICNAGRFSEDEARFFFQQLISGVSYCHSMQICHRDLKLENTLLDSSSAPRLKICDFGYSKSSVLHSQPKSTVGTPAYIAPEVLSRKEYDGKIADVWSCGVTLYVMLVGAYPFEDPEDPRNFRKTLQKILSVSYSIPDYVRVSRECRHLLSRIFVANPEKRITIPEIKQHPWFLINLPEEFMDEDSLQIGDDQKNETSQSVEEIVSIIQEARKAGDGIKVGGHFLGSMDLDEIDDADIDDIETSGDFVCAL